CTCGCCGCGGTCTGCCGCGAGCTCGCCGCCGACCCCGGTGTGCGCGCGGTGGTGGTCAGCTCGGCGAGTGAGAAGGCGTTCTGCGTCGGGGCCGACCTGAAGGAGCGCAACTCGTTCACCGACGACGAGCTGCGGCGGCAGCGCCCGGTGTTCCGTGCCGCGTTCGGCGCCGTGCTCGGCCTGCCGGTGCCGACGGTCGCGGCCGTCCACGGGTACGCGCTCGGCGGCGGCTACGAGTTCGCGCTCTCCTGCGACCTGATCGTCGCCGACGAGACCGCGGTGGTCGGCATGCCCGAGGTCTCCGTCGGCGTGATTCCCGGGGGCGGTGGCACGCAGCTGCTGACGAGGCGCGTCGGCTGGTCGCGCGCCGCGGACCTGATCTTCACCGCGCGCCGCATCGCGGCCGACGAGGCCGAGCGGCTCGGGCTCGTCGACCGGCGGGTTCCCGCCGGGGAGGACCGTACGGCGGCGCTCGCGCTTGCCGAGGGCATCGCGGCGAACTCGCCGGTCGGCCTGCGCGCGGCGAAGCGCGCCATGCGCCTCGGCCACGACTCCTCGCTCGACGCCGGCCTCGAGGCCGAGGACGCCGCGTGGCGTGAGACCGCCTTCTCCGGTGACCGCGCGGAGGGCGTCCGCGCGTTCAACGAGAAGCGGAAGCCCGACTGGCCGGGCACATGAGCCTGGTCCAGTCGGCGGCGCAGGAGGGCCACGAGGTCCTGCTCACCGCGATGCTGGCCGTGCTGCTGATCGGCGTCGGCGTGATCGCCGTGACGGCGATTGCCCAGCGCATCGGAGTGTCCGCCCCGCTCCTCCTCATCGCGGTGGCGCTCGGCGTCTCGCTCCTCCCGTGGGTGCCCGCGTTCCAGGTGAACCCCGACGTCGTGCTGTTCGTCCTGCTCCCGCCCCTGCTCTACGCCGCCTCGATGAACAGCTCGCTCATCGGCATCAGGCGGAGCCGGCGACCGATCGGCCTGCTCGCCGTGGGGCTGGTCATCGTCACCGCACTCACCGTGGCGGCTGTGACCAAGCTGGTGCTGCCCGGCGTCTCGTGGGCGGCGGCGATCGCGCTCGGCGCCGTCGTCGCGCCGCCCGACGCGGTCGCGGCCACCGCCGTGGCCAAGCGCGCCGGCATGCCGCGCCGACTCGTCACGATCCTCGAGGGCGAGAGCCTGTTCAACGACGCGACGGCGCTGGTGACCGTCCGCGTCGCGGTCGCGGTCGCCGTCGAGGGCACGTTCTCTCCGGCGGACACCGCCCTGCAGTTCCTCGTCGCGGCACTCGGCGGGCTGCTCGTCGGCGTCGTCGTCGGCCAGGTGCTCGCCAGGATCAGGCGGCGCCTCACGTCCGCCCTGCTCACCACGGCGCTCTCGCTCGTGACGCCGTTCGCCGTCTACCTGCTCGGCGAGGAGCTGCACACCTCGGGCGTGATCGCCGTCGTGACGACCGGGCTGATCCTGTCGCACCGCTCACCGGCCGAGCAGACGCCCGCCGGTCGGCTCACCGAGAAGAACCTCTGGGACACCGTCCAGCTGCTGCTCGAGGGCGGTGTCTTCGTCCTCATCGGGCTGCAGCTCACCGACATCATCGCCGGGGTGTCGGAGTCCGCGCTCGACGTCGTGCTGCTGTCCGCCCTGGTGCTCCTGACGGTGCTGCTCGTACGCCCGCTCTGGGTGTTCGGCCTGCGCTACGTCGCCCAGGTCGTGCCGTGGTCGTCACGCGGCAAGCCGTCGGCAGGTGGGCTCGCCGTGATCTCCTGGGCGGGCATGCGCGGGGTGGTGTCGCTCGCCGCCGCGCAGACGCTGCCCCTCGACCTGCCGCACCGTGACGTGTTCCTGCTCGTCACCATGGTCGTCATCCTCGGCACGCTCGGCCTGCAGGGCATGACCCTGCCCGCGCTGATCCGCCGGGTCGGGGTGTCGCCGCCCGATCCGAAGCTCGACGCCCTCGAGGTCGCCAGGGCCCAGCAGAAGGCGACCGACGCCGCCAAGGAGCGGATCCGCGAGATCCAGCACGAGGAGGGCCTGTCGGACCGCCTCTCCGGCTGGCTCACCAAGCAGCTCGACGTCCGTGCGTACACCGCGTGGGAGCAGCTCGGCGACCAGGACGGCGAGACCCCGACGCGGACGTACCAGCGGTTGCGGCGCGAGATCGTCGCCGCGGAGCGTAAGGTCTTCATCGAGCTGCGCGACTCCGGGGAGCTCGAGGACGACCTCCTCCGTGAGCTGCAGTACCGACTCGACCTCGAGGAGTCCCTGTTGCCGGCACCCGTCGAACGAGGCCAGGACGAGGGCCATCAGGCCGTGCTCCCGAGCAGGCCGGGACGCGGCTGCGAGCACCTCAAGGAGGCGCCCGTCGAGATCCCCGATGCCGACCCGCGGGTCTGCCAGTCCTGCGTCGAGGAGGGGCGTGACGACTGGGTGCACCTGCGGATCTGCCTGACCTGCGAGCGGGTCGGCTGCTGCGACTCGTCACCCGCACGCCACTCCGACGCGCATTTCCGCGAGGAGGGCCACCCCGTGGTCGGCTCCGCCGAGCGCGGCGAGCACTGGCGGTGGTGCTTCGTCGACGAGCGGGTGGGCTGAGCCTCCTACCCACAGGTAATGTCGCCCACATGACGCTCGACGACGGCACCACCCCTGCCTCCGACGACCCCGGACATCCCCACCTCGACGAGCTCCGCGAGCGCGTCGTGTCCGGCGGAGCGCCCAAGTACCACGCGGCCAACGCCGCCAAGGGCAAGCTGTTCGCCCGCGAGCGCATCGCACGGCTCGTCGACGACGGCTCGTTCACCGAGGACGGCGTGTACGCGAACGTCCTCGCCGGCGACCTGCCCGCCGACGCCGTGGTCACCGGCACGGCGACGGTCGACGGGCGTCCGATCTGCCTGATGGCCAACGACTCAACCGTCAAGGCGGGGTCGTGGGGCGCGCGCACGGTCGAGAAGATCGTCCGCGTCATCGAGACCGCGTACCGCACCGGCGTGCCGATGGTCTACCTCGTCGACTCGGCGGGCGCGCGGATCACCGACCAGGTCGAGATGTTCCCCGGCCGCCGTGGCGCGGGCCGCATCTTCCACACCCAGGTCAAGGCGAGCGGCTCGATCCCGCAGGTGTGCGCGCTGTTCGGGCCGTCCGCCGCCGGTGGGGCGTACATCCCGGCCTTCTGCGACGCCGTGGCCATGGTCGAGGGCAACGCGTCGATGTACCTCGGCAGCGACCGGATGGTCGAGATGGTCGTGGGGGAGAAGACCACGCTGGAGGAGATGGGCGGCGCCAAGGTGCACTGCTCGATCTCCGGCTGCGGCCACTACCTCGCCAAGGACGAACCCGCCGCGATCGACTTCGTCCGCGGCTACCTGTCGTACCTGCCGTCGGACTGGACGGGGCAGCCGCCGGCAGCCGAGGCGAGGCCGCCGAAGCAGGTCGACCTCGACGCGCTCGTGCCCGCCAGCGACCGGCAGGCGTACGACATGCGCCGGTTCGTCGCCGGCGTCGTCGACGAGGGGTCGTTCTTCGAGATCCACGCCCTGTGGGCGAAGGAGCTGCTCGTCGGCTTCGCACGCCTCGATGGCCGGCCGGTCGGCATCGTCGCGAACAACCCGATGTTCAAGGGCGGCGTGCTGTTCGTCGACTCCGCCGACAAGGCCGCGCGGTTCGTCCAGCTCTGCGACGCGTTCAACGTGCCGCTGCTCTTCCTGTCCGACGTCCCCGGCTTCATGGTCGGCACGGCCGTCGAGCGGCAGGGCATCATCAGGCACGGCGCCAAGATGATCACCGCGATCAGCGAGGCCACCGTGCCGAAGATGTGCGTGGTCGTCCGCAAGGCGTACGGCGCCGGCCTCTACGCGATGTGCGGCCCGGGCTTCGACCCGGACGCGACGATCGCGCTGCCCACGGCGAAGATCGCCGTCATGGGCGCCGAGGCCGCCGTCAACGCCGTCTACTTCAACCGCATCCAGGCCATCGACGACGAGCAGGAGCGCGACGAGTTCGTCGAGAAGCTTCGGCGCGAGTACGAGGAGGACATCGACATCCTCCGGCTGGCCGGCGAGCTGGTCGTCGACGAGATCGTGCAGGCGTCCGCGCTGCGTGGCGAGCTCGTCCGCCGGTACGCCGCGAGCGCCTCCAAGGACCGGTCGTTCTCCCGCCGCCGGCACGGCGTGACACCGGTCTGACAGCGTCGGGCCGCGTGCCGGGCCTGCACAGTCGTACGATCACGTCATGACCCGTGTGCTTCTGGCCGAGGACGACGCCTCGATCTCGCAGCCGCTGACCCGCGCGTTCCGGCGTGAGGGCTACGACGTCGACGTGACGGAGACCGGCACCGACACGCTCGCGCAGGCGAGCGACTCGACCCTCGACCTCCTCGTCCTCGACCTCGGCCTCCCCGAGATGGACGGGCTCGACGTGTGCCGCAGGCTCCGTGCCGACGGTCACGCCGTCCCGATCCTCGTGCTCACCGCGCGTGCCGACGAGGTCGACACCGTCGTGGGCCTCGACGCCGGCGCCGACGACTACGTGACCAAGCCGTTCCGGCTGGCCGAGCTGCTCGCCAGGGCCCGCGCCCTGCTCCGCCGCGGAGTGCCGGAGACCTCGGCGGTCCACGGCGTCCGCATCGACGTCGACAGCAGGCGCGCCTGGCTGGGCGAGGAGGAGCTGTCGCTCACCACCAAGGAGTTCGACCTGCTCCGCGTGCTCGTCCGCGAGGCCGGCAAGGTGGTGTCGCGGGAGCAGCTCATGCACGAGGTGTGGGACGCCAAGTGGTGGGGCTCGACCAAGACCCTCGACATGCACATCTCGTGGCTGCGCCGGAAGCTCGGTGACGAGGCCGCCGACCCGCAGTTCATCGCCACCGTCCGCGGCGTCGGCTTCCGGTTCGAGCGCGACTAGGACGCTCGTCCACCCATGCGCCGCCGGTTGATCGTCTCGACGCTGGTGCTGTCGATCATCGCCGTCACACTGCTCGGCGTCCCGCTGGCGATCGTCGCGTCGTGGCTGGTCCTCGACGAGACCCACCGTCGCGTGCAGCGCGACGCCGACGCCGTCGCCGCCGCCGTGCAGATCCGCAACGATCAGGGCGAGAGGATCGACGAGGCCGACCTCACCCGCGTGTACGAGAACCAGCACGTCACTGTGCGCTATCCCTCGGGCGAGGTCGTCCGCGCCGGCGGCGGCGCGGATGGCGCGCAGGTACGTGCCCAGGCGCGCACGTCAGATGGCGCCCTGGTCATCGTCTCCACGCCACGGTCCGAGGTCGACCGCCAGCAGGTGAGCGTCGTGCTGCTCGTCGTGGTGATCGGCGTCCTCGCCGTCGCGGTGACCGTGGGCCTCGCCTTCCTCGAGGCGCGCCGCCTCAGCCTGCCCCTGCGCGACCTCGCCGACCGCGCCGACCGCCTCGGCTCGGGCGACTCCCTGCCCGCGCGCCGCCGCTACGGCATCGCCGAGCTCGATCGCGTCGCGGAGGTGCTCGACAACAGCGCCACGCGCGTCCGTACCTTCCTCGACGCCGAGCGCGCGTTCGCCACCGACGCCTCCCACCAGCTCCGTACCCCACTCACCGCCCTCTCGATGCGCCTGGAGGAGATCGCCTCCTCCGCCCGCTCGCCCGAGGTCGTCGAGGAGGAGGTGCAGGCCGCGCTCGCCCAGGTCCAGCGCCTCGCCGAGGTCGTCGAGCAGCTCCTCGCCGCCGCCCGCTCCGGCCGCGACGCGGAGCTGGGACCGACCGACGTCGACGAGGTCGTCGACCAGCAGCTCGCCGAGTGGGACACTGCCTTCCGCCGCGCGAGCCGCACCCTCGTGCGCGAGGGCGACAGCGGGCTCCGGGCGCGGGCGTCGAAGGCGAACCTCTCCCAGGTCGTCGCCACCCTCCTCGACAACGCCCTGGTCCACGGCGACGGCGTCACGACCGTACGCATGTCCGCGACGGGCCAGTCCATCGTGGTGGAGGTCGCCGACGAGGGCGCCGGTGTCCCCGCAGAGCTGGTGCAACGCATCTTCGACCGCCACGTCTCCGGCGGCGACGGCACCGGCCTCGGCCTGGCCCTCGCCCGCTCCCTCGCCGAGGCCGACGGTGGCCGCCTCACCCTGGCCCGAGAGCGCCCGGCCAGGTTCGCGGTCTTCCTCCGCCCGGTGAGGGACGAGGCGCCCCCACACCGCGTGGTGGGCGGCCCCGCCTGAGCCGATCGCCCGCCGTCGTCATCCCAACGCTCATTACGGGTATCGCGATCTCCGGCGCGTTCCCGCCCGAGATCGACCTCAGCGACACAGGCCAGACAGATCGCGAACGCATCGTGTCCGGCACCTGGCAGGGCGAGCACGAGCGGATGAGGCTCGCAAGTTACGAAGCATTGCCGAAGTCCTCTGTGCCGCACCGGCCGTACCCCCAATTTGCCTTGTCCTCCCCTTGCGCGGTCGCTATTCAGTGTTACTATCTAGTGGTAGTCAGCATCACTGAGTAGTTGAAGGGAGGGGTTGCCGTGGGCAAGCAGATGACCGAGATGCTCAAGGGCACGCTCGAGGGCATCGTCCTCGCGATCCTGGCCGTGCAGCCGGCATACGGCTACGAGATCACGGCGCGGCTGCGTGAGCAGGGCTTCTCCGACATCGTCGAGGGCACCGTCTATGCGCTGCTGGTCAGGGTCGAGCAGCGCGGCCTCGTAGACGTGGAGAAGGTCCCGTCCGAGAAGGGGCCGCCGCGCAAGGTCTACTCGCTGAACGCGCTGGGCGGCGAGTACCTCGAAGAGTTCTGGGGAACGTGGAGCTTCCTCGCAGAACGGATCGAACAGCTCCACCACCCCATCGAACACGCGCAGGACGAAGGAGAGAAGTAGTCATGGCCGCAAAGTGGATCGAGACCCTCACGGGGTCGCTCGAGCAGAAGAAGCAGTACAAGCAGGACAAGGCCCGCATCGATGCCCTCCCCGAGCCGTATGGATCCGCAGCGAAGGCAATGCACCGGTACTTCATGTACTACGGAGGCATCACCGACGGCGACACCCTCCTCACAATGTTCGGCGACTTCGCCGACCTCTGGGAGCGCGCTGCCGTCGACGGGACGCCCGTGCGCGAGATCGTCAGCGACGACCCGGTCGAGTTCGCCGAGACCTTCGCGCGGGCGTACGCCGGCAACCAGTGGATCGACAAGGAGCGCGCCCGCCTGACCAAGGCGATCGAGGACGCCGTGCGAGAGGAACAGACGTGACCACGGAACCAGCCATCCGCGTGCAGGGCATCGAGAAGTCCTTCAAGGACATTCACGTGCTTCGCGGCGTCGACTTCGACGTAGCGGCGGGGAGCATCTTCGCGCTGCTCGGCTCGAACGGTGCAGGCAAGACCACGCTGGTGCGGATCCTGTCGACGCTGCTGAAGGCCGACGCAGGCACCGCCACGGTGCACGGTTTCGACGTCGCCGCGAAGCCCGGCAACGTGCGCGAGTCGATCAGCCTGACCGGCCAGTTCGCCGCGGTCGATGAGATCCTCAGCGGGCGGGAGAACCTGGTGCTGGTCGCCAGGTTGCGTCACCTGAAGAACCCGGGTGCGATCGCGGACGACCTGCTCGCCCGCTTCTCGCTCACCGACGCAGGCAAGCGTAAGGCGTCGACGTACTCGGGCGGCATGCGCCGCCGACTCGACATCGCGATGAGCCTGATCGGGAACCCGCCGATCATCTTCCTCGACGAACCGACGGCCGGGCTCGACCCCCAGGCCCGCATCGAGGTGTGGCAGACCGTCAAGCAACTCGCCGGTCAGGGCACGACGGTGCTGCTCACGACGCAGTACCTCGACGAGGCTGAGCAGCTCGCCGACCGGATCGCGATCCTGCACGAGGGCACGATCATCCAGAACGGCACCCTCACCGAACTCAAGCAACTCCTCCCGCCCGCCAAGGTCGAGTACGTCGAGAAGCAGCCCTCCCTCGAGGACGTCTTCCTCGCCCTCGTCGGCGACACCGGCACCACTGACACCGCTGCGGCCAACCGTACGGTCCCGGAAGGAAAGGAACCCCGATGACCACTCACGTCCTCGGCGACACCGGCACCCTCACCGGCCGTTCGCTGCGCCACATCCTCCGCAGCCCCGACACGATCATCACGACCGCGGTCACCCCGATCGCGCTGATGCTGCTGTTCGTGTATGTGCTCGGCGGCGCGATCAACACCGGATCCGACGAGTCGTACGTCAACTACATGCTCCCCGGCATCCTGCTCATCACGATCGCGTCCGGCATCGCGTACACCGCGTACCGGCTGTTCCTCGACATGCAGGGCGGCATCTTCGAACGCTTCCAGTCCATGCCGATCGCGAGATCGAGCGTGCTCTGGGCGCACGTGCTCACCTCCCTGGCCGCGAACCTGATCTCGGTCGCGATCGTCACCGGCGTCGCCCTCATCATGGGCTTCCGCACCGGAGCCTCCGCGGCCGCCTGGCTCGCGGTCGCCGGCATCCTGATCCTGTTCACCCTCGCCCTGACCTGGATCGCCGTGATCGCCGGGCTCTCCGCGAAGACCGTCGACGGTGCAAGCGCGTTCAGCTACCCGCTGATCTTCCTGCCGTTCATCAGCTCGGCGTTCGTGCCCACCGACTCGATGCCCGGCCCGGTCGCATGGTTCGCCGAGAACCAGCCCGTAACCTCCATCGTGAACACCATCCGAGCCCTGTTCGCCCAGGAACCCGTCGGCAGCGACATCTGGATCGCCCTCGCCTGGCTCGTCGGCATCCTCGTCATCGCCTACGCCTTCTCGATCGCCATCTACCGTCGCAAGATCAGCTGAGCCCGAGCGCTGCCCGCAGCAGAGGCACTCCGCACCGAACGACTCCGCCCGCCTTCCCCGCACGAGGAGGCGGACGGAGTCATTACTCGGCATGACGCACGGCCGGGCCGCCTCACGTCGGAGGAGCGGGGCGATGGATTGTGCAGCGAGACATGAGGTCTCGGTGGAAGCCTCTGACGGGTGCAACTACGATTTCTCGCGCCTCGTCATCCGAATTGGCCGGGCTGGTAGTCGCCGGCGGGCTGCTGGACGATGACGTTCGCGCGGTTGAAGGCGTTGATGAGGGCGATGCCCAACACCAGGGCGGCGAGCTGGTCCTCGTCATAGTGCTTGGCGGCGTTCTCCCAGGCGTCGTCCGTGACTCCACCGGCCGCGTCGGCGATGCGGGTGCCCTGCTCCGCCAGCTCCAGGGCGGCGCGCTCGGCCTCGGTAAAGACCGTGGCCTCCCGCCAGGCCGCGACGAGGTTGAGGCGCAACGATGTCTCGCCGGCGTGCGCGGCGTCCTTGGTGTGCATGTCGGTGCAGAAGCCGCAGCCGTTGATCTGGCTGGCACGGAGCCTCACCAGTTCCTGCGTCGCGGCCGGCAGCGTCGAGTCCGCGAGCACCTTGCTTGCCGAGGTGATGTGCTTCAGGGTCTTGGCTGCGACCGGGTTGCCGAAGAGGTTCAAGCGAGCGTCCATGGTGCTCTCCTTGCCGTGTCGGTGGTGACACCCCTCAGACAGACCAGCCCGGCACGATGTGACAGCAATCGAATGTGACGTGCGACTCCCTAGTCCCGGTCCAGGTCGTGGACCTCCGACGACACCTTCGACGCGTCCGGTCTGATCGGGAGGCCGCTGTGCGGGTCGACCGGGGGTGCGTCGGGCGGGAGGAAGACCCACCGGCGGTACGCCCAGAAGCGGAAGAGCGTGGCGATGCCGACTCCGACGATGTTGCCGGCGATGTTGTCGGCGAGGCGGGTGCGGAAGATCTCGGGCCAGAAGTCGCCGAGCCAGTAGTTGCTGAAGCCGAGGACGAGCACCTGGATGAGCAGGCCCACGGCGTTGAACACGAAGAAGAGGAAGTACTCCCTGGCCAGTCCGCTGCTCTTTCGGTGCCGGAACGTCCAGAACCTGTTGCCGCCGAACGACACCGTGGTGGCGATCGCCGTGGCGATGACCTTGGCCGTCAGGGTGCCGGCGCCGTAGAAGATGTTGAACATCACGGTGTCGACGACCCAGGCGACGGCGCCGACCATGCCGAACTTGGCGACCTCGTGCAGCAGGCTACGGAAGCGGCGGTAGATCGCGCGGAGGAGGCCGGGCTTCTCGGTGCGCTCCGACTCCCCGTCGGCGGTGCTCGTCACGCGGCCAGGCTAGCCGGGCGGATTGGCGTCACCGCGCCGCGGGGCCGTGTAGCGTTTGGCCCGTGCTCGACTATCGACTCGACTCGGAGCTCGAGGCGCTGCGCTCGACCGTGGCGGAGTTCGCCCGCGATGTGGTGGCGCCCAGGATCGGCGAGTTCTACGAGCGGGACGAGTTCCCGTACGACATCGTGCGCCAGCTCGCCGGCATGGGCGTGTTCGGACTGCCGTTCCCCGAGGAGTACGGCGGCATGGGCGGCGACTACTTCGCGCTGTGTCTGGTGCTCGAGGAGCTGGCCCGCGTCGACTCGTCGGTCGCGATCACGGTGGAGGCGGGTGTCTCGCTCGGCGCGATGCCCATCTACCGGTTCGGCACGGAGGAGCAGCGCACGGAGTGGCTGCCGCGCCTGTGCCGCGGGGAGATGCTCGGCGCGTTCGGCCTCACCGAGCCCGGCGGCGGCTCCGACGCCGGGGCGACCAGGACCACCGCGAAGCTCGACGGCGACGAGTGGGTCATCGACGGGAGCAAGGCGTTCATCACCAACGCGGGCACCGACATCACCGGCCTGGTGACGGTGACCGCGGTGACGGGGACACAGGACGGCGGGCGCAAGGAGATCTCGTCGATCATCGTCCCGTCGGGCACGCCCGGGTTCACGGTCGGGCAGCGCTACTCGAAGGTCGGCTGGAACGCGTCCGACACCCGGGAGCTCTCGTTCGACGGCTGCCGCGTGCCGGCCGCCAACCTGCTCGGCGAACGCGGCCGCGGCTACGCGCAGTTCCTCCGCATCCTCGACGAGGGACGCATCGCGCTCGCCGCGCTCGGCACCGGCCTGGCCCAGGGCTGTGTCGACGAGTCGGTGAAGTACGCGAAGGAGCGCGAGGCGTTCGGCGCGCCGATCGGCTCGTACCAGGCGGTCCAGTTCAAGATCGCGGACATGGAGATGCGGGCGCACACGTCGCGGCTCGCGTACTACCGGGCGGCCGAGCTGATGCTGCGCGGCGAGCCGTTCAAGCGGGAGGCGGCGATCGCCAAGCTGTACTCCTCGGAGATCGCGGTGACCAACGCGCGCGAGGCGACCCAGGTGCACGGCGGCTATGGCTTCATGAACGAGTTCCCCGTCGCCCGGATGTGGCGCGACTCGAAGATCCTGGAGATCGGCGAGGGCACGAGCGAGGTCCAGCGCATGCTCATCGCCCGCGACCTCGGCCTCGCCTGACCAACCCTACGGCAGCAGGGCCGCCGCAAGGACCTCCGCGATCCAGTCGCGGTACTCCTCCGGCGCCCAGCCCCGGTCGGTGACCAGGCTGTCGTAGCTGGCCTGCGCGCAGACCGTCCACAGGATGTCGGCCGCGCGGTCGGCGGACACGTCGGGACGCAGCGCGCCGCGCTCGGCGAGCAGCCCCGCGAACCTTCGCATGCCGTGGAGCCGCTGCGCGGCGTGCTTCGCCTGCAGTTCGGCGAGCGACTCGTCGCTGCCGGCCGCGGCGTCGAGCACCCTCAGCAGCGGCCCGACGCGCCCCCAGACGCCGGGCTGCGTCGCCGCGTAGAGCCACAGCTGCCGCACGGGGTCGGTCTCCTCGATGACCCGGCGGATCCCCGGTCGCTCGTCGACCGGTACCTCCGCGCGCTCGACGCCGCCGGCCAGCGCGGCCTGCACGGCGGCCGCGAGCAGGCCAGCCTTCCCGCTCGCCGACCGGTAGACCGTCTCGACCGCCACGCCGGCCTCGGCGGCGATCGCCGGGATCGTCGTCCCCGCGTAGCCACGCTCCACGAACAGTCGTGCGGCCGCGGTGACGATCGTCGCCCGCGTGCGTGCGGCGTGCTCGCGCCGCTTCGTGGCGTCGTACCTGCGTCGAGGTCTGGCGTTCTCGCTCATTGGCGAGAATGATACTGGCATGAATTGCTCGCCGCACTCGCCCCGGCGCGACGGCACCGACCAAGGGAGAGTCCGATGTCGAACGAAGAGATCAAGGCGACGGCCCGTCGCATGCTGGAGCAGGTCTTCCCGAACGAGGACGTGGCGGCCCTGCCCGAGCTCGTCGCCGAGGACTTCGTCAACCACGACGGGCCGCCCGGAGCGCCCCAGGGCCGCGCCGGGCTCGCGGCGGGCATGCACGTGCTGGCGGGCGCGTTCTCGGACCAGCGCTGGGAGATGCACCAGGTGCTGGCCGACGGCGACACCGTCGTCATGTACTGCACCCACTCGGGCGAGCACACCGGTGAGTTCATGGGGATACCCGCCACCGGCAGGCGATTCGCCTACCAGCAGGTCCACCTCGTCAGGTTCGCCGACGGCCTCGGCGTCGAGCACTGGGCCGTACGCGACGACGCGACCTTCATGCGCCAGGTGACGGGCCAGCAGCCGGTGGCCCAGCCCGCGTAGGACCTGACAGCCCGGCGGGGTTGTCAGTGGCAGGCGTTGCCATGGCGACGCCTGCCACTGACGACTCGGCCGGATAGGCTCCTCTGCGTGAGTCAGCGCAACGCATCCGGGTTCCCGACGGTCGGCATGGTGGGCGCCGGGCAGCTCGCCCGCATGACGCATGCCGCGTCGATACCGCTCGGTGTCGGATTCCGGGTGCTGGCCGCCGACCCCGCCGACGGTGCCGCCCTGGTCTGCGGCGACGTCGCGATCGGGCAGCACACCTCGCTCGACGACCTGCGGTCGTTCGCGGCGGGCTGCGACGTCGTCACGTTCGACCACGAGCACGTGCCCGGCGACCACCTGCGGGCTTTGGAGGCCGAGGGTCACGTCGTACGTCCCGGCGCCTCGGCGCTGCTGCACGCCCAAGACAAGCAGGTGATGCGCCAACGGCTCGCGCCGCTCGGCGTCCCGTGCCCCGCGTTCGCGATGACCGAGCCGGACGACACCGCCAAGCACGTGCGCGCGTTCGCCGAGCAGCACGGCTGGCCGGTGGTCGCCAAGACCGTGAGCGGCGGCTACGACGGCAAAGGCGTGTGGGTGCTCGGCGCCGCGGACGACCTCGACGTGCTGCCGCCGGTGCCGCTCCTGCTCGAGGAACACGTGGCGTTCCGCCGCGAGCTGGCCGCGGTGGTCGCCCGGTCGGCGTACGGCCAGGCGGCCGCCTACCCCGTCGTCGAGACCGTGCAGCGCGACGGCATCTGCGTCGAGGTGCTCGCGCCCGCGCCCGACCTCGACGACGAGCGGGCGACCGAGGCCCAGCAGCTCGCGCTCCGGATCGTCGGCGAGCTGGGCGTCGTCGGCATCCTGGCGGTCGAGCTGTTCGACACCGGCACCGGCGTCGTCGTCAACGAGCTCGCCATGCGCCCGCACAACTCGGGGCACTGGACGATCGAGGGCGCGCGCACCTCGCAGTTCGAGCAGTACCTGCGTGCGGTGCTCGACCTGCCACTCGGCTCGCCCGCGCCGATCGCCCCGGTCACCGTGATGGCCAACCTCCTCGGCGGCGCGGACCCTCGCGTGTACGACCGCTACGTCCACGTGATGGCCAAGGACCCGGCGGTGAAGGTGCACCTGTACGGCAAGGAGATCAGGCCGGGCCGCAAGATCGGCCACGTCAC
The window above is part of the Streptosporangiales bacterium genome. Proteins encoded here:
- a CDS encoding 5-(carboxyamino)imidazole ribonucleotide synthase, with translation MSQRNASGFPTVGMVGAGQLARMTHAASIPLGVGFRVLAADPADGAALVCGDVAIGQHTSLDDLRSFAAGCDVVTFDHEHVPGDHLRALEAEGHVVRPGASALLHAQDKQVMRQRLAPLGVPCPAFAMTEPDDTAKHVRAFAEQHGWPVVAKTVSGGYDGKGVWVLGAADDLDVLPPVPLLLEEHVAFRRELAAVVARSAYGQAAAYPVVETVQRDGICVEVLAPAPDLDDERATEAQQLALRIVGELGVVGILAVELFDTGTGVVVNELAMRPHNSGHWTIEGARTSQFEQYLRAVLDLPLGSPAPIAPVTVMANLLGGADPRVYDRYVHVMAKDPAVKVHLYGKEIRPGRKIGHVTAVGDDLGDVRERARDACDYLRGEA